One genomic window of Aquisalimonas sp. 2447 includes the following:
- a CDS encoding GTP-binding protein, with amino-acid sequence MSRSVPVTLLTGFLGAGKTTLLNQLLRDPSLADTAVVINEFGDVELDHWLVEGGDDEIITLGQGCICCTLQGDLAGSLRGLLRRAARGEIPAFRRILVETSGLADPGPVVQVLRRDPLLAVETHLDGIVTLIDAEHGEATLAAHEEARRQVAMADRILLTKADRVTADALAALATALRARELHAPITHRHGGTAPAADILATGASAGARDWLQIKGLESASVVPSVTPPVYASAAGPPEAHRHDGIATVSLTTDAPMAPEDLEAFLDSVCESHGQRLLRLKGMVAIRGLETTPVVVHAVQGMQYPPERLAAWPEGVTGTTLVCIGENLRRDALEDLWRYAVSRTPPPAPPQ; translated from the coding sequence ATGAGCCGCTCCGTCCCGGTCACGCTCCTGACAGGATTCCTGGGGGCGGGGAAGACCACCCTGCTCAACCAGTTGCTGCGTGATCCGTCCCTGGCGGACACCGCCGTGGTCATCAACGAGTTCGGCGACGTGGAACTGGACCACTGGCTTGTGGAGGGGGGCGACGACGAGATCATCACCCTGGGCCAGGGGTGCATCTGCTGTACCCTGCAGGGCGACCTTGCCGGCAGTCTCCGGGGGTTGTTGCGCCGCGCCGCCCGGGGCGAGATTCCCGCCTTCCGCAGGATCCTGGTGGAGACCTCCGGGCTGGCGGACCCCGGGCCGGTGGTCCAGGTCCTGCGGCGTGATCCGCTGCTGGCCGTGGAGACGCATCTCGACGGCATCGTCACGCTCATCGACGCCGAACACGGCGAAGCGACCCTCGCGGCGCACGAGGAAGCCCGGCGACAGGTCGCCATGGCGGACCGCATCCTGCTGACCAAGGCGGACCGTGTGACCGCCGACGCGCTGGCCGCGCTGGCGACCGCCCTGCGGGCGCGGGAGCTGCACGCCCCGATCACCCACCGCCACGGGGGAACCGCGCCTGCGGCGGATATCCTGGCCACCGGCGCCTCCGCCGGCGCACGCGACTGGTTGCAGATAAAGGGGCTGGAATCCGCGAGCGTCGTCCCGAGCGTGACGCCCCCGGTGTATGCATCCGCGGCCGGTCCCCCGGAAGCGCACCGGCATGACGGCATTGCGACGGTGTCCCTGACCACGGACGCGCCCATGGCGCCGGAGGATCTGGAAGCCTTCCTGGACTCCGTCTGTGAGTCCCACGGGCAGCGCCTGCTGCGGCTCAAGGGCATGGTGGCCATCCGCGGCCTGGAGACGACCCCGGTGGTGGTGCACGCGGTGCAAGGCATGCAGTACCCGCCCGAGCGGCTGGCGGCCTGGCCCGAAGGTGTCACCGGCACCACGCTGGTCTGTATCGGCGAAAACCTCCGCCGGGATGCCCTGGAGGATCTGTGGCGTTACGCGGTCAGTCGGACGCCGCCTCCAGCGCCTCCGCAATGA
- a CDS encoding metal ABC transporter solute-binding protein, Zn/Mn family, translated as MRRAIILLLLSAQTTPLSAGEVRVVASFTIVADMTREVAGDRATVTTLVGPDGDAHAFEPAPQHARRIAAADLVVRNGLGFEGWMNRLLEAADGNAHVVTATDGVPAIEASDHAHAGEHDHGHSHDHGHGEGHGDTDPHAWLDAARARIYVNNIRDGLQRVDPDHAEVYAERAEAYLQALEALDGRIRRTLTDIPGDRRRILTSHAAFGYFEDAYGVEFLSLRGLSTDADPSAADVAELVRAVRAERVAALLPDNLTDARLLHRIAEEGGMTVGPNLYSDALSPADGPAPTYVAMMEHNARVIAEALEAASD; from the coding sequence ATGCGACGTGCGATTATCCTGCTTCTGCTCTCGGCTCAGACCACACCGCTTTCCGCCGGCGAGGTCAGAGTGGTGGCCAGTTTCACCATCGTCGCGGACATGACCCGCGAAGTCGCCGGCGATCGCGCCACCGTGACCACCCTGGTGGGACCGGATGGTGATGCCCACGCCTTCGAACCGGCGCCCCAGCATGCGCGGCGCATTGCGGCGGCGGACCTGGTGGTGCGCAACGGGCTCGGCTTCGAGGGCTGGATGAACCGCCTACTGGAGGCAGCCGACGGCAACGCCCACGTGGTGACGGCCACGGATGGCGTCCCCGCCATCGAGGCGTCGGACCATGCCCATGCGGGGGAGCATGACCATGGTCACAGCCATGACCACGGCCATGGGGAAGGTCACGGCGATACCGATCCGCACGCCTGGCTGGATGCGGCCCGTGCCAGGATCTATGTCAACAACATCCGCGACGGCCTGCAACGCGTCGATCCGGACCATGCCGAGGTCTACGCCGAGCGGGCGGAGGCGTACCTGCAGGCGCTGGAGGCACTGGATGGCCGCATCCGCCGGACGCTGACAGACATTCCCGGGGATCGCCGCCGCATCCTGACCAGCCATGCGGCGTTCGGCTATTTCGAGGACGCCTACGGCGTGGAATTCCTGTCACTACGGGGACTCAGCACGGATGCCGACCCGTCCGCGGCAGACGTGGCGGAACTGGTGCGGGCAGTGCGGGCGGAGCGGGTGGCGGCGCTGTTGCCGGACAATCTCACCGACGCCCGACTGCTGCATCGCATCGCCGAGGAAGGCGGCATGACCGTGGGGCCGAACCTCTACTCCGATGCGCTTTCTCCGGCGGACGGCCCCGCACCCACCTACGTGGCCATGATGGAGCACAACGCCCGGGTCATTGCGGAGGCGCTGGAGGCGGCGTCCGACTGA
- a CDS encoding GNAT family N-acetyltransferase, which produces MTVFREWPYLYEGDEAYERKFLDIYVQSSRSFALVVLDGDRPVGVTTAMPLNDEEPEIRKPFVDAGIDPGQVFYFAESVLLPGYRGQGLYRRFFEERESHARSSGDYALVTFCAVQRSVDHPLRPADYQPLDPVWRHFGFQPRADLVAYFPWPDVGETEETDKPLQFWVKPLP; this is translated from the coding sequence ATGACCGTCTTCCGGGAATGGCCCTATCTCTACGAAGGAGACGAGGCGTACGAACGCAAGTTTCTGGATATCTACGTCCAGTCGTCGCGTTCCTTCGCGCTGGTCGTGCTGGACGGCGACCGGCCGGTCGGGGTGACCACGGCCATGCCCCTGAACGACGAGGAGCCGGAAATCCGCAAGCCGTTCGTGGATGCCGGAATCGATCCGGGGCAGGTGTTCTACTTTGCCGAATCCGTGCTGTTGCCCGGCTATCGCGGCCAGGGGCTGTATCGCCGCTTCTTCGAGGAACGCGAGAGCCACGCCCGTTCCTCCGGCGACTACGCGCTGGTTACATTCTGCGCCGTCCAGCGCTCGGTTGACCACCCTTTGCGGCCGGCTGATTACCAGCCGCTCGACCCCGTCTGGCGGCATTTCGGCTTCCAGCCGCGTGCCGACCTGGTGGCCTATTTCCCCTGGCCCGATGTGGGTGAGACGGAGGAAACGGACAAGCCCCTTCAGTTCTGGGTCAAGCCGTTGCCTTGA
- a CDS encoding DUF3581 family protein: protein MFLNAYHSFDGSVVRISAEQASRFAKEVAGDFNPIHDAEARRFCVPGDLLFALVVGYYGLSERMTFRFRGMVGRDVPLHFPDTDADAFTVTDDQGRAYLEVERAGAGLREAATAEAFVRRYTAFSGRNFPEFLEPLMRNAGMMFNPQRPLVLYDSMAFTLEATPTPGLDMDLDDSTLNVDGKRGEEWLRFRITDGGEAIGAGWKKVVISGLQPWDEEQMSAFIDAYTARRASFRTTD, encoded by the coding sequence ATGTTCCTCAATGCCTACCATTCCTTTGATGGCTCGGTGGTCCGGATCTCCGCGGAGCAGGCCAGCCGGTTCGCCAAGGAGGTGGCAGGGGATTTCAATCCGATTCACGATGCTGAGGCGCGGCGCTTCTGCGTGCCCGGGGATCTGCTGTTTGCGCTGGTGGTGGGTTACTACGGGCTGTCCGAGCGCATGACCTTCCGGTTCCGCGGCATGGTGGGGCGGGATGTGCCGCTGCATTTTCCCGACACGGATGCGGATGCGTTTACGGTCACGGATGACCAGGGCCGGGCGTACCTGGAGGTGGAGCGGGCCGGTGCCGGGCTGCGGGAGGCCGCGACGGCGGAGGCGTTCGTGCGTCGCTACACGGCGTTCTCCGGTCGCAACTTCCCGGAGTTCCTGGAGCCGCTGATGCGTAACGCGGGGATGATGTTCAACCCGCAGCGCCCGCTGGTGCTCTACGACAGCATGGCCTTCACCCTGGAGGCCACCCCGACGCCGGGCCTGGACATGGACCTGGACGACTCCACCCTGAATGTGGACGGCAAGCGTGGCGAGGAATGGCTCCGGTTCCGCATCACCGATGGGGGCGAGGCCATCGGCGCCGGCTGGAAGAAGGTGGTGATCAGCGGCCTGCAGCCTTGGGACGAGGAGCAGATGAGCGCCTTCATCGACGCCTACACGGCCCGCCGCGCGAGTTTCCGGACGACCGACTGA
- a CDS encoding GTP-binding protein, with protein sequence MADRIPVTVLTGFLGAGKTTLLNRILGENHGKRIAVIENEFGEVGIDDALVVNADEEVFEMNNGCICCTVRGDLIRTLTTLMRRRDRFDAILIETTGLADPGPVSQTFFMDDDMAEQFRLDAVVTLVDARHAGPHLDDGGEACEQIAFADVIVLNKTDLVTAAELDSLEQRLRAMNAVARIHRASQADVPMDAILDVGGFELDRVLTWKPDFLDPEYPFEWGGLQHARR encoded by the coding sequence ATGGCTGACCGCATTCCTGTGACGGTTCTCACCGGCTTTCTCGGCGCAGGCAAGACGACCCTGCTGAATCGTATTCTCGGCGAGAATCACGGCAAGCGCATTGCCGTGATCGAGAACGAGTTCGGCGAGGTGGGCATCGACGACGCTCTGGTTGTCAACGCCGACGAGGAAGTCTTCGAGATGAACAACGGCTGCATCTGCTGCACCGTGCGCGGGGATCTCATCCGTACCCTGACCACCCTGATGCGCCGCCGGGACCGCTTCGACGCCATCCTGATCGAGACCACGGGGCTCGCCGATCCCGGGCCGGTATCCCAGACCTTCTTCATGGACGATGACATGGCCGAGCAGTTCCGCCTGGACGCCGTGGTCACCCTGGTGGACGCCCGGCATGCGGGACCGCACCTGGATGACGGGGGCGAAGCCTGCGAGCAGATCGCCTTCGCCGACGTCATCGTGCTGAACAAGACCGACCTGGTCACCGCCGCGGAGCTGGATTCGCTGGAGCAGCGGCTGCGTGCCATGAACGCGGTTGCCCGCATCCACCGGGCAAGCCAGGCCGACGTGCCCATGGACGCGATCCTGGACGTGGGCGGCTTCGAACTGGACCGGGTGCTGACCTGGAAACCGGACTTCCTGGATCCGGAGTACCCCTTCGAGTGGGGGGGTCTACAGCATGCCCGTCGGTGA
- a CDS encoding thioesterase family protein encodes MTPALFLRDGELFLPTDAARGPWNPDYLHGGPVTGLAAHALTQAAAGAGLRLARLTVDLLRPVPQAPLRAETRLVRPGKRLQVLEVSLFTGDTEVTRASGLFLEQSSIPVPEHGRFPASEDVPPAASEAASLSDAAGWGRRYSPHGFHTTAEAVVLAGAQGGGHGRVWMRLPLPLVAEQSTDSLVAAATLCDFGNGVGQLQLGERLGSINTDVTLYLHRPPEGQWVGLDSRSHMQETGMGLVETALFDGRGPFGRVLQATIAMAIPGEG; translated from the coding sequence ATGACACCTGCACTGTTTCTGCGCGACGGCGAGCTGTTCCTGCCCACGGACGCGGCCCGCGGCCCCTGGAATCCGGACTATCTCCACGGCGGCCCGGTCACCGGGCTTGCTGCCCACGCTCTGACGCAAGCAGCTGCCGGCGCCGGCCTGCGGCTGGCACGCCTGACGGTGGATCTACTCCGGCCCGTCCCGCAGGCACCGTTGCGTGCGGAAACCCGCCTGGTACGTCCGGGAAAGCGGCTCCAGGTGCTGGAGGTGAGCCTGTTCACCGGCGACACGGAGGTCACCCGCGCCAGCGGCCTGTTCCTGGAACAGTCGTCAATCCCGGTGCCGGAACATGGCCGTTTCCCGGCATCGGAGGACGTCCCGCCCGCCGCCAGTGAGGCGGCGAGCCTGTCGGATGCCGCGGGCTGGGGCCGACGCTACAGCCCCCACGGTTTCCACACCACGGCTGAAGCCGTGGTGCTTGCCGGTGCGCAGGGCGGCGGGCACGGCAGGGTGTGGATGCGACTGCCGCTGCCCCTGGTGGCCGAACAGAGCACGGACTCCCTGGTGGCCGCCGCTACCCTGTGCGATTTCGGCAATGGCGTGGGGCAGCTGCAACTGGGTGAGCGCCTTGGCAGCATCAATACCGACGTCACCCTCTACCTGCACCGGCCTCCCGAGGGCCAATGGGTCGGCCTGGATTCCCGCAGCCACATGCAGGAGACGGGGATGGGGCTGGTGGAGACAGCGCTGTTCGACGGGCGAGGCCCGTTCGGGCGAGTGCTCCAGGCAACCATTGCCATGGCGATCCCCGGGGAGGGTTGA
- a CDS encoding TIGR02450 family Trp-rich protein: MPSVHPDKLEQSKWTALIPEGREKHFLVVQVFRDRYGHVLDVLLEAVLTRKRQRLPWRELRDGGKWAPGWN; encoded by the coding sequence ATGCCGTCCGTGCACCCCGACAAGCTGGAACAGAGCAAGTGGACGGCGCTGATCCCGGAAGGCCGGGAAAAGCACTTCCTGGTGGTCCAGGTCTTCCGGGATCGCTACGGGCATGTCCTGGACGTACTGCTGGAGGCCGTGCTTACCCGCAAGCGGCAACGACTGCCCTGGCGGGAACTGCGCGACGGCGGCAAGTGGGCGCCGGGCTGGAATTGA
- a CDS encoding ABC transporter permease, which produces MTPGLVAAVIGIGLLHGILPDHGWPIAATYALRQRRRYLAGVIAALVIGVGHLLSSIALVLVFLLVADAYALHEAGWLPVVAGALLVALGLWELAQARRGHGHGHHHHGTGPLARLHAWAAARLGRPQDRGLGQLAVVAILLGIAHEEPIQILAICAGTTHCLSLMVIYSLAVIVALLVPTLLLIVGYQRHKAVVERYMPHLAVLTAVILIAVGLWFMVGYGGG; this is translated from the coding sequence GTGACCCCCGGCCTCGTGGCCGCGGTTATCGGCATCGGTCTGTTGCACGGCATCCTTCCGGACCACGGTTGGCCCATTGCCGCCACCTATGCCCTGCGGCAGCGACGCCGGTACCTGGCCGGTGTCATTGCGGCGCTGGTGATCGGGGTTGGCCACCTGTTGAGCAGCATTGCCCTGGTGCTGGTCTTCCTGCTCGTGGCCGACGCGTACGCTCTCCACGAGGCGGGCTGGCTGCCCGTGGTGGCCGGGGCGCTGCTGGTGGCGCTGGGTCTCTGGGAGCTGGCTCAGGCCCGGCGGGGGCACGGTCACGGGCATCATCACCATGGCACCGGCCCGTTGGCGCGCCTGCATGCCTGGGCGGCGGCCCGGCTCGGGCGTCCGCAGGACAGGGGGCTGGGCCAACTGGCGGTGGTGGCGATCCTGCTGGGCATCGCCCACGAGGAGCCGATCCAGATCCTGGCCATCTGCGCGGGCACGACCCACTGCCTGAGCCTGATGGTGATCTACTCGCTGGCGGTGATCGTGGCGCTGCTGGTCCCGACGCTGCTGTTGATTGTCGGCTACCAGCGGCACAAGGCCGTGGTGGAGCGTTACATGCCGCATCTGGCGGTGCTCACCGCAGTGATCCTGATCGCCGTGGGGTTGTGGTTCATGGTGGGGTATGGCGGCGGGTAG
- the aztA gene encoding zinc ABC transporter ATP-binding protein AztA — translation MTAAVQLRDLTVCYHRHPAVHHVDGAFAPGSLTALVGPNGAGKTTLLKTIAGLLRPEAGQVDCRLDGGQIAYLPQQAAIDRSFPVRVQDLVELGFWQRLGAFGGVSRQQRRRAADALAAVGLAGFARRPIASLSAGQFQRVLFARVLVQEADVILLDEPFNAIDARTTADLLDVVARWHGEGRTVIAVLHDLEQVRAHFPRTLLMARTVVDWGPTDRVLRAEHLFRARQMSEAWDDSAGVCHVEPAA, via the coding sequence GTGACAGCCGCAGTACAGCTTCGGGACCTGACCGTCTGCTACCACCGTCATCCGGCGGTTCACCACGTGGACGGCGCGTTCGCGCCCGGTTCGCTGACGGCGCTGGTGGGCCCGAACGGCGCCGGCAAGACCACGCTGCTCAAGACCATCGCTGGTCTGCTCCGCCCGGAGGCGGGCCAGGTGGATTGCCGGCTCGACGGCGGACAGATTGCCTACCTGCCCCAGCAGGCGGCGATTGACCGCAGCTTTCCGGTCCGCGTCCAGGACCTGGTGGAACTTGGTTTCTGGCAACGGCTGGGCGCCTTCGGCGGGGTGTCGCGCCAACAGCGCCGACGGGCGGCGGACGCCCTCGCCGCCGTGGGGCTTGCCGGTTTCGCTAGGCGCCCGATCGCGTCGCTGTCGGCGGGCCAGTTCCAGCGCGTGCTGTTCGCGCGGGTGCTCGTCCAGGAGGCCGATGTGATCCTCCTGGACGAGCCCTTCAACGCCATTGATGCACGCACCACGGCCGATCTGCTGGACGTCGTCGCGCGCTGGCACGGGGAGGGCCGCACGGTGATCGCCGTGCTGCACGATCTCGAGCAGGTGCGGGCCCACTTCCCACGGACACTGCTGATGGCGCGGACGGTGGTGGACTGGGGGCCCACGGACCGGGTTCTGCGCGCCGAGCACCTGTTCCGCGCCCGGCAGATGTCCGAGGCGTGGGACGACAGCGCCGGCGTCTGCCACGTGGAGCCGGCGGCGTGA
- a CDS encoding metal ABC transporter permease, translating to MGELLAQPFTEFGFMARALVACLAVGLGAAPMGVLLVLRRMSLVGDAMAHAVLPGVAIGFLVAGFSVLAMTAGGLLAGLLVALLAGSVHRLTGQREDASFAAFYLIAMAVGVLIISVRGSSTDLMHVLFGNLLAVDDPALLLVACVASGTVVLLALFFRALVTECLDPEYLRACGSPGGLYHGLFLGLVVINLVAGFHALGTLMAVGLMMLPAAAARYWASTVGGLMAVAVALALASAWIGLLLSYHLGAASGPAVVLVAGCGYAASVMLGTHGGLITRLHLRRHLEA from the coding sequence ATGGGGGAGCTGCTGGCCCAGCCGTTCACCGAGTTCGGGTTCATGGCCCGGGCGCTGGTCGCCTGCCTGGCCGTCGGGCTGGGCGCCGCCCCCATGGGGGTGCTGCTGGTCCTGCGCCGCATGAGCCTGGTGGGCGACGCCATGGCCCACGCCGTGCTGCCGGGGGTCGCCATCGGCTTTCTGGTTGCCGGGTTCTCGGTACTGGCCATGACCGCCGGCGGGCTGCTCGCCGGCCTGCTGGTGGCCCTGCTGGCCGGCAGCGTTCACCGCCTCACGGGCCAGCGCGAGGATGCCAGCTTCGCCGCCTTCTACCTGATCGCCATGGCCGTCGGTGTGCTGATCATCTCCGTGCGGGGCTCCAGCACCGATCTGATGCATGTGCTGTTCGGCAACCTGCTGGCGGTGGACGATCCCGCGCTGCTGCTGGTGGCGTGCGTGGCCAGCGGCACCGTCGTGCTGCTGGCGCTGTTCTTTCGCGCCCTGGTGACGGAATGCCTGGACCCGGAGTACCTGCGCGCCTGTGGCAGCCCCGGGGGGCTCTACCACGGGCTGTTCCTGGGGCTGGTGGTGATCAACCTGGTCGCGGGCTTTCATGCCCTGGGCACGCTCATGGCCGTGGGGCTGATGATGCTGCCGGCGGCGGCCGCGCGGTACTGGGCCAGCACCGTGGGCGGGCTGATGGCCGTGGCCGTTGCCCTGGCGCTGGCCAGTGCCTGGATCGGGCTGCTGCTCTCCTACCACCTGGGCGCGGCATCGGGACCCGCCGTGGTGCTGGTCGCCGGCTGCGGTTACGCCGCCTCGGTGATGCTGGGCACCCATGGCGGACTGATCACGCGGCTACACCTGCGCCGCCATCTGGAGGCCTGA
- a CDS encoding efflux RND transporter periplasmic adaptor subunit, with translation MASAQGLRSRFLNSTTLVFVAIVVLLTVWIGSGMLTRDHAPVAERETPPPPSVAVSTSQAEPVTREVVLYGDVEPNQVAVLRARTDGIVEEMTSTGTRVERGEAVGRLSTDDRQARLARARAQLASAQRNYDSAMDMVEDGFVSRTEAQTRLAELEAARAELRTIELEIDNTTLRAPISGVVNRIDADLGAYVSMGGEVLQIVDNDPLIAVIHVHQAAAPRLRTGMPARVDFIGGGHREGSIRYIAPVADASTRTFRVEIEVDNSDLALPSGLSAEVVVPTDTVDAHRISPALIRLDARGRIGLQTVDEDDRIAFTPVEVIRARADGVWVTGLPEQARVVTISRGLLSPGQQVEVNETPGDYARPGEERR, from the coding sequence ATGGCTTCGGCCCAGGGACTCCGCTCCAGGTTTCTCAACTCCACCACACTGGTGTTCGTCGCCATCGTCGTGCTGCTCACCGTGTGGATCGGCAGCGGCATGCTGACCCGCGATCATGCCCCGGTCGCCGAGCGTGAAACTCCACCACCCCCCTCGGTGGCGGTGAGCACCAGCCAGGCGGAACCGGTGACCCGGGAAGTGGTTCTGTACGGCGACGTGGAGCCCAACCAGGTGGCCGTCCTGCGGGCGCGCACCGACGGCATTGTCGAGGAGATGACCAGCACCGGCACCCGGGTCGAGCGTGGCGAGGCGGTGGGCCGGCTCTCCACGGACGACCGCCAGGCTCGCCTGGCGCGGGCCCGGGCCCAGCTCGCCTCCGCCCAGCGCAACTACGACAGCGCCATGGACATGGTCGAGGACGGGTTTGTCTCCCGCACCGAGGCGCAGACACGGCTGGCGGAACTGGAAGCCGCACGCGCCGAGCTGCGAACGATTGAGCTGGAGATCGACAACACCACCCTGCGCGCGCCCATCAGCGGGGTGGTCAACCGCATCGACGCCGATCTGGGGGCGTATGTCTCCATGGGCGGCGAAGTCCTGCAAATCGTCGACAACGACCCCCTGATCGCGGTGATCCATGTGCACCAGGCAGCGGCGCCGCGGCTGCGCACGGGCATGCCGGCGCGGGTGGACTTCATCGGTGGCGGCCATCGCGAGGGCAGCATCCGCTACATCGCCCCGGTGGCCGACGCCTCCACCAGGACCTTCCGGGTGGAAATCGAGGTGGACAACAGCGACCTGGCCCTGCCTTCAGGGCTCAGCGCCGAGGTGGTCGTCCCCACGGACACGGTGGACGCCCACCGTATATCGCCGGCATTGATTCGGCTGGACGCCCGGGGCCGCATCGGCCTGCAGACCGTTGACGAGGACGACCGCATTGCCTTTACCCCGGTGGAGGTGATCCGTGCCCGGGCGGACGGCGTGTGGGTCACCGGCCTGCCGGAGCAGGCCCGGGTTGTCACCATCAGCCGCGGCCTGCTCAGCCCCGGCCAGCAGGTGGAGGTGAACGAGACACCGGGCGACTACGCCCGCCCCGGCGAGGAGCGCCGCTAG
- a CDS encoding WD40 repeat domain-containing protein — MARYLWEGALLALAPNRDGTRLAAGLQEAGVHYWHLDSGDELYMRGYATKVRELSWDPDGRYLATGGGASLVIWDCGGDGPAGTEPMVLDLHVKPIWALAFAPRGQAIASGSRDGSVVVLDPTATTPAATLLRDSEVTGLAWRPDASRVVFAFADGHLAACPGGVAA; from the coding sequence GTGGCCCGGTACCTCTGGGAGGGGGCGCTGCTCGCCCTGGCACCGAACCGAGACGGCACCCGGCTCGCGGCCGGGCTGCAGGAGGCCGGGGTGCACTACTGGCATCTGGACAGCGGCGATGAGCTGTACATGCGCGGATATGCCACCAAGGTCCGGGAGTTGAGCTGGGATCCGGACGGGCGCTACCTGGCCACGGGCGGGGGCGCGTCCCTCGTCATCTGGGATTGTGGCGGCGACGGCCCAGCCGGCACCGAGCCCATGGTGCTGGACCTGCACGTCAAGCCGATCTGGGCGCTTGCCTTTGCACCCCGGGGGCAGGCCATTGCCAGCGGCAGCCGCGACGGTTCGGTGGTGGTGCTGGATCCCACCGCCACGACACCGGCGGCCACCCTGTTGCGGGACAGCGAGGTGACCGGTCTGGCGTGGCGGCCGGATGCCAGTCGGGTCGTGTTTGCCTTCGCCGACGGGCACCTGGCGGCCTGTCCCGGGGGCGTGGCGGCATGA
- a CDS encoding YbhB/YbcL family Raf kinase inhibitor-like protein, whose product MGFALSNMQLISPAFDHGEAIPKKHTGEGEDVSPALSWSGAPSGTQSFAIICHDPDAPLVTDRGTYGFVHWVSYNIPASVHNLAEGTEDYASGPNDFGNQGYGGPMPPEGHDVHQYYFWVLALSEPPELESGLNMWQLLERVEPSILGMNRLVGTYERG is encoded by the coding sequence ATGGGATTCGCACTATCCAACATGCAGCTGATCAGCCCGGCGTTCGATCACGGCGAGGCGATTCCGAAGAAACACACGGGTGAAGGTGAGGATGTCTCCCCGGCCCTGTCCTGGAGCGGGGCACCGAGCGGCACGCAGTCCTTCGCCATCATCTGCCATGACCCGGATGCGCCGCTGGTCACCGACCGGGGCACCTACGGCTTCGTGCACTGGGTCAGTTACAACATCCCCGCCTCGGTGCACAACCTGGCTGAAGGCACCGAGGATTACGCCTCCGGTCCCAACGACTTCGGCAACCAGGGCTACGGCGGCCCCATGCCGCCGGAGGGCCACGACGTGCACCAGTACTACTTCTGGGTGCTGGCCCTCAGCGAGCCGCCGGAGCTCGAGTCGGGGCTGAACATGTGGCAGCTGCTCGAGCGCGTCGAACCCAGCATTCTCGGCATGAACCGGCTGGTGGGCACCTACGAGCGGGGCTGA